The proteins below are encoded in one region of Triticum aestivum cultivar Chinese Spring chromosome 1B, IWGSC CS RefSeq v2.1, whole genome shotgun sequence:
- the LOC123121459 gene encoding mitochondrial import inner membrane translocase subunit PAM16 like 2: MAGKLIANLIVMGSAIIGRAMLQAYRKALENANKTGVAHEAINNIRRASKTMTEQEARQILGVTEQSTWEEIAQRYDKLFERNATSGSFYLQSKVHRAKECLENVYQKNKQDGTPT; the protein is encoded by the exons ATG GCCGGGAAGCTAATTGCAAACCTTATTGTCATGGGCTCTGCGATTATAGGAAGAGCTATGCTTCAGGCATACCGAAAAGCACTTGAAA ATGCAAATAAAACTGGTGTGGCCCATGAAGCAATCAACAATATCCGTAGGGCCAGCAAGACAATGACCGAGCAAGAAGCGAGGCAGATATTGGGTGTGACTGAGCAGTCGACATGGGAAGAGATTGCACAG CGGTATGACAAGCTATTCGAGAGAAATGCGACATCTGGGAGCTTTTACCTCCAATCCAAGGTTCACCGGGCCAAGGAGTGCCTAGAAAACGTGTACCAAAAGAACAAGCAAGATGGAACTCCTACCTGA